The region AGCCTCCTGTGCGCCGAGCAATTCTGCCAACAGCGTGGCGAGCCGCGCTTCGCGGGCGTGAGCTGCCAGCGCCCCGCCGACCAGCTGACCCAGTATCCCGAGCGCCTCGCGATCATCTGCCGTGTGCGATCCCACACGCTGTTCGAGTACCAACATGCCCACATGGTCCCGTCCGCTCCCCGGTGCTTCAAGCGGAATGACAAGGCTGTCCTCGCCAAGCTCGCCGGACCGGGGCAAATTATCGGTGCTCGCAATGGCGCCTTGCGCATAACCGGCCAAGTGCGCAGCCTGGTCAGCGATTGTCTGTGCGGCAGCATCGAGTTCGCCAGGAGCGCTCGCAGCAAGCGTCCTGCTCGCCTCGACGAGCACCCGCAACCGCGCCGCGCGCGCTTCTGAAGCGCGGTAGAGCGCGCGCAGATCGGATGCTGTTTCGGTGGGTGGTGCAGGAGAAGGGAGAGGCAACATAGCCGCAACGCTAAACCCTGGCGAAGGCTTTGTCATATGCCGAACGGCATAGGTCAATCGGCCTGCCATCCGGCGGACGCCGCGCGGTGCGAGGCATGCGAAATCTCCATTCATCGCAATCATGCCATGTAGACATGGAGACACCAATGAAAACCGGACCTCTTTCCCTTGTTACAGCCGCACTTCTGGCCGCCGCGTGCACCCCCGGCTATGCCAAAGAGCGTCCGCGCGCCGCCGCTGCGCCTGCCGAGCAGACCGTCAATTGCATCACCGAAAAGGAAGTCGTCGCTGCGCAGAAGGCGTGGGGCGAGGGCATCGTCAAAATCGGCAAGGTCTATCAGGACGGCGGCGACTACTCGGCTGCCGCTGCCGCGCATATCGACCAATTCTATGCCTATGATCTGAGCCTTGTGCTGTTCAAGCCGACGCTGGCGTCGGTCGATCAGTTCCGCACTTCGTTCGATTCGGCGCTGTCCTACTTCGTTGGCGGCAACCCGACCTATCCCGAAGACAAGGGCTTCGCGATCAAGCCGTGGAGCAAGGTGCGCTGGAAGAATGTCGGCATTACCAACAATGCGTGCACGATGGCCGTGGCGATGGGGAATTACTTCTTTACGCCCGTTGGCGCGACGGATGAAACCAAGGTCGAATACACCTTCGGCTATATTCGCGGGCCGGGTGGTGAACTGAAGATTGTCGTCCACCAGTCGTCTGTTCCCTACAACGGGGCGTAATTCTCCCCCCTTTACCCCCAACTCCTGTAGGGACGGAGCGCGGGCCCGACGCGACAGGGTCGCAGGGTCCGCGCTTTCTACATTTCAAAAGCGAGTGATCATGAATTTGCGCCTCATCGCCGCCGCCGCCATGTTCATCACGGCAGCCCCCGCCACGGCCACCGAAGAGGATGGCAACATCTGGCTCGGCCAATTTGCGACCATCAACGCCAGCGACAAGGTGTTCGTGAGGCTTGAGGCACAGGAGCGCTTCACCAACGATGCGGAACGCCTTGGGCAATTGTTGCTGCGCTCCTATGTCGGCTACCGCATAAACAAGGACGTCAACATTGGCGGAGGCTACGCCTTTGTATTGACCGATCCCGTGGGACCGGTCGAACTGAACGAGCACCGTTTCTACCAGGAACTGAACGTCCGCCTGCTGACCACGCCGGGGGGCACCACGCTGGATTCGCGCACGCGGCTTGAACAGCGCACCTTCGAGGAGAGGGAAGACACCCAGTGGCGCCTACGCCAGTTCGTGCAACTGCGCGTCCCGATCAGCGACAAGGGGCACCGGATCGTTGCCTACACCGAGCCCTTTGTCGACCTTGACGAAGGCAGTGTGCAGCGCGGCGGCCTATCAATCTGGCGCAACTTCGTCGGGGTCTCAATCCCGGTCGCCAAGGGCATCGAAGTAGTGCCGGGCTATCTCAACCAACATGTTTTCCGCGACGGACAGGACCGGTCGGATCATACGGCGAACGTCAATCTGTTCATGACGTTCTGACCGCCGGCACGCGCTACCGTCTGATTGTCACGCCGAATGTCAGCGTGTTGCCCGAAGCTCCGTTGATGCGGTGGCCGGCCAGCAGATCCACGTCGATCCGCCCGCGATCCGTCACCCAGCGCAGCCCCGCCTGTCCGCCGGGCGCGCCGCGATCAGATCCGAATACCTCGCCCATCAGTGCCAGCTCGCGCGCCACCGTCAACTCCGCTTGGGCGCCCCAGAACAGGGCATGACGGTCGCCGCTGCCTGTCTGCCCGATCCAACCAAGGTTGGCGTGCACGACCAGCTTTTCCTTGATCCGGTGAGACACCGGAACGTTGAGAGCGAAGGACTTGATTTGCCCATCCGCCGGGTTCCACACTGCGTTGGCTGAGACAGCCACGCCGACCGGAACCTCCTCAAAGGATCGCAGGTTGAGCTTGAGTGCAGGGGCGATTGTGGTCGCCGCGTCTTCTCCCCACTCGCGCTGCACCGCCGCCGCAATTTCGAGCCGGGGCAGGGCTGCAAGCGTACAGGCCGGCGTCGCGACCGCGAGACCGCCGCCGTGTCCGGCCAAGGTCAGCCAGGTTTCGACATGGCAGACCCCGGCGGGCAGGGCGGCATCATCATCGACGATATGCGCGCCGCCGCCTGCCAGCGCAGGACTCGCGAACATCGCCGCAAGCACGGCGGCGCCGGTTAGATTGACGGCAGGTACGTGGGACCGAAGCGTGGCACGATGCTTGGTAAAGGGGAAGACTGCAAGCATTGCTGCCGGGCTCTGGCTGATCGGGTAGCGAATAGCGAGGACCTCTTTAGCAAATGATGGCCCGTGCCGGGTGGGGCACGAGCCGTCATATCAAGAAAAGCTTCCCCGCGCTGATTCTACGGGGGCAAGGCAGATCAGAACCGGTAAGCCAGGCCCGTACTCAAGACCCACGGGTCAAGATCGTGATGACTGCGTAGCGCTACGCTGTCCCCGGCGTTGAAGGTCGCTGTGGTGCCAACGAAATAGCGCTTGGCATCAAGCGACAGCCCGAGGCCCCGATCGTTGATCGGGATGTCGACTCCTGCCTGAAGGACAAAGCCGAGCTCGTCGGACAGGTCCACTTCGGTCGCACCGAGCGCGGCCGCATCCGCGCCGACATCCTCGCCGAAGATCATGAAGTAGGTCGGGCCTGCGCCGAGGTAGGGCTTTATGCCTCCGCCCAGGTCGAAGTGATACTTGGCAGTGACGGTGGCCGGCAGGATGATCGCGTTGTCGATCAGTTCGGCACCTGCCAGGGCGCCTGCACCGCGAACATCGTGCGGCGTCACGCAGCAGATTGTCTCGATCGAGAACCTGGGTGAAACGAAGAATTCAGCGGCGATTGTTGGAACGACCGAGTCTGTCGCGCGGGTCTGAGAGCCGTCCGGCAAGCCGATGTTGTCGGCTTCGACATCACTGATTGCGCCATCGGGCAGGACGGCGGTGACGAAGCCCTTGATCTGGATAGAGCCACTTTCGTCCTGCGCCGCTGCGGGCGCGGCGATCAGGATGGCGAGGGCGGCAAATGGGAGGGTCAATCTGGACGACATGTTGGTCTCTTTCATAGGACTGGAGGGCGAGGCACAGCTGCCACCTGTCTGACGCCATGCTGAAAAGCCGGAGGCCGACGGGATTGACGGAGTGCATAGGACACGGCACCGCTCAAGCTCGTGCCGGGCCAGAGCGCAGCACCGCGGGCCAGTCGGAATACCGAAGGCGGGATGCGGGCTGCGACCATTGCAAACGTCTAATCGTGCGGCGTAGTGACGCCGTCTGCCAATTGGCATGCCGATTGGGTTAGGCCATCCGGCCAGTGCGACTTCGCAGTCGAAGGCACCCTGGTATGCGCCGATGTGAACCGCCAGCATGCGACCACATAGCTCTAGGCAACCACCGCAAGATCCCGGTGGCAGGGTGTGATCATTTATCGATGGGTAAGGCCAGCCACACGATGTCTCGGCCATGTAGAACGGTTATCAGCAGATTACGCCGGCCTAGTGTGCGGGCTGCGCTGACAGCTTCGGAAAATTGCTGTGGCGATAGAAGCTGCTGGCCGCTGACGGCAACGATGATGTCGCCAACCGCCATACCTCGTGCCTCGCCGGGGCTGTTTGGCGCAACAGCCACAACAATCAAACCTTGCGCGAGTTCATTTTGCCCCGCAACTTCGTTCAGATTCCTTGTCGTTCCAGTGAGTTGAAGGCCTGAGATCGCAATGAACGAGTCCGACGGAGCCTCGGCGGCGAGTTTATTGGCGCGGTCTGCAGCGTCGGGTTTGGCGAGAGGCAGCAGTTGGACGCTGAGGGGCCTGCCATCGCGCCACAAATCGAACCGGGCGCCGCGGTTTGCCCTGAAAGTTGCCACTTCGGCGGAAAGAGCCCCTAAACTGCTGACGGCATGGCCATTCACGGACAACACGACATCTGAAGCACGCAGGCCGGCGCGCTCAGCTGGGCTATCCGGCGCAACGCCAGTGACCAGCACTCCGTTGCCTGACGAAAGCCCAAGCGCTTCTGCAATGTCTCCAGTCAGGTTTTCAACCGCCAACCCCAGCTGGGTCCGGCTCACTCTGCCCTGCGTCTGAAGCTCGGCGATAACCCGCTGTGCCATTTCGGCCGGTAGAGCAAACCCGATACCGATATTGCCGCCAGCAGGGGCAAGAATCGCTGTATTGATCCCGACAACGTTGCCGCCGCTGTCCAGCAACGGGCCTCCGCTGTTACCTTGATTGATCGCCGCATCGATCTGAAGGAAATCATGGTAGGGTCCGGGACCGACGGTACGCCCACGCCCGGAGATGATGCCTGCGGAGACCGAGCCGCCAAGACCGAACGGCGAGCCAACGGCCGTAATATCTTCGCCTGTGCGAATATTATCACTGTCTCCCCACGTCAGCGCCGGATAACAGCTTGCCAAGGCCTCCATGCGCAAGAGCGCAATGTCTGTGCGTTCGTCGCTACCGATTAGTGTGGCGCCGCGAACGCTGCCGTCGGCGAGGCGTATAATGATTTGGGTTGCCTGCGCGACCACGTGCTCGTTGGTAACCACCAGACCATCGCCTGATATAATGAACCCGCTGCCAAGCGATTGCCGATTACTGGCCTGTGTCTCGCGCAACGCATCGCCAAGTGCCCCCTCGTAGCTTTCGTTGGTATCAGGGCCAAAGCGTGCCT is a window of Novosphingobium sp. CECT 9465 DNA encoding:
- a CDS encoding phosphoribosyl-AMP cyclohydrolase; this translates as MKTGPLSLVTAALLAAACTPGYAKERPRAAAAPAEQTVNCITEKEVVAAQKAWGEGIVKIGKVYQDGGDYSAAAAAHIDQFYAYDLSLVLFKPTLASVDQFRTSFDSALSYFVGGNPTYPEDKGFAIKPWSKVRWKNVGITNNACTMAVAMGNYFFTPVGATDETKVEYTFGYIRGPGGELKIVVHQSSVPYNGA
- a CDS encoding trypsin-like peptidase domain-containing protein, producing MLLPREVIAAYGFILRRGKVRRAGSRKLTKYLCFAAALVLMPPSAAMAECAPLKLPPQGSGRAQIVKAVLPAVVQVQARFGPDTNESYEGALGDALRETQASNRQSLGSGFIISGDGLVVTNEHVVAQATQIIIRLADGSVRGATLIGSDERTDIALLRMEALASCYPALTWGDSDNIRTGEDITAVGSPFGLGGSVSAGIISGRGRTVGPGPYHDFLQIDAAINQGNSGGPLLDSGGNVVGINTAILAPAGGNIGIGFALPAEMAQRVIAELQTQGRVSRTQLGLAVENLTGDIAEALGLSSGNGVLVTGVAPDSPAERAGLRASDVVLSVNGHAVSSLGALSAEVATFRANRGARFDLWRDGRPLSVQLLPLAKPDAADRANKLAAEAPSDSFIAISGLQLTGTTRNLNEVAGQNELAQGLIVVAVAPNSPGEARGMAVGDIIVAVSGQQLLSPQQFSEAVSAARTLGRRNLLITVLHGRDIVWLALPIDK
- a CDS encoding DUF2490 domain-containing protein is translated as MNLRLIAAAAMFITAAPATATEEDGNIWLGQFATINASDKVFVRLEAQERFTNDAERLGQLLLRSYVGYRINKDVNIGGGYAFVLTDPVGPVELNEHRFYQELNVRLLTTPGGTTLDSRTRLEQRTFEEREDTQWRLRQFVQLRVPISDKGHRIVAYTEPFVDLDEGSVQRGGLSIWRNFVGVSIPVAKGIEVVPGYLNQHVFRDGQDRSDHTANVNLFMTF
- a CDS encoding OmpW family outer membrane protein is translated as MKETNMSSRLTLPFAALAILIAAPAAAQDESGSIQIKGFVTAVLPDGAISDVEADNIGLPDGSQTRATDSVVPTIAAEFFVSPRFSIETICCVTPHDVRGAGALAGAELIDNAIILPATVTAKYHFDLGGGIKPYLGAGPTYFMIFGEDVGADAAALGATEVDLSDELGFVLQAGVDIPINDRGLGLSLDAKRYFVGTTATFNAGDSVALRSHHDLDPWVLSTGLAYRF